A single genomic interval of Spinacia oleracea cultivar Varoflay chromosome 6, BTI_SOV_V1, whole genome shotgun sequence harbors:
- the LOC110797388 gene encoding UDP-xylose transporter 3 isoform X1: MGENQRFQLGTIGALCLSVISSVSIVICNKALISTLGFTFATTLTSWHLLVTFCSLHVALWLKMFEHKPFDPRAVMGFGILNGISIGLLNLSLGFNSVGFYQMTKLAIIPCTVLLETLFFLKKFSRSIQFSLGILLLGVGIATITDLQLNVLGSVLSLLAILTTCVAQIMTNSIQKKFKVSSTQLLYQSCPYQAITLFIFGPFLDGLLTNKNVFAFNYTPKVLAFIVLSCLISISVNFSTFLVIGKTSAVTYQVLGHLKTCLVLTFGYVLLRDPFSWHNILGILVAVVGMILYSYCCSAEGQQKASEASAQHSQGNESDSDPLIVVENGASIMADGVVEKVAVWNSKKDVDA; encoded by the exons ATGGGTGAAAATCAGCGCTTTCAGCTAGGAACAATAGGAGCATTGTGTTTGTCAGTGATTTCATCAGTTTCCATTGTTATCTGTAACAAAGCTCTTATCAGTACTCTTGGCTTCACTTTTG CAACTACTTTGACCAGCTGGCACCTTCTAGTCACATTTTGTTCGCTTCATGTTGCACTATGGTTGAAAATGTTTGAACATAAACCTTTCGATCCACGAGCGGTGATGGGATTTGGCATTCTGAATGGAATATCGATTGGACTATTGAATCTTAGCTTGGGATTCAATTCTGTTGGTTTCTACCAG ATGACAAAATTGGCCATCATTCCATGCACTGTCCTTTTGGAGACACTCTTTTTCTTGAAGAAATTCAG TCGGAGTATCCAGTTTTCTCTTGGCATACTTCTTCTGGGAGTTGGCATTGCAACCATTACTGACCTGCAGCTCAATGTTCTGGGTTCTGTTTTGTCACTGCTTGCCATTCTGACAACCTGTGTCGCTCAAATT ATGACAAACTCCATTCAAAAGAAATTCAAGGTCTCCTCGACTCAACTCTTGTATCAGTCTTGCCCATACCAAGCAATAACTTTGTTCATCTTCGGCCCATTTCTTGATGGACTTTTGACAAACAAAAATGTTTTTGCATTCAATTACACCCCAAAAGTTTTG GCGTTCATTGTCTTGTCCTGCCTGATTTCCATCTCCGTAAATTTCAGCACATTTCTTGTAATTGGGAAAACATCAGCAGTCACTTATCAGGTTCTTGGACATTTGAAGACATGCTTAGTTTTGACATTCGGCTACGTACTACTTCGTGATCCATTCAGCTGGCATAACATTCTTGGTATTCTTGTTGCCGTGGTAGGCATGATTCTATACTCTTATTGTTGTTCAGCAGAGGGCCAACAGAAAGCTTCAGAAGCATCAGCTCAGCATTCCCAG GGTAATGAAAGTGATTCAGATCCTCTGATAGTTGTGGAGAACGGAGCTTCTATCATGGCTGATGGTGTTGTGGAAAAAGTGGCTGTTTGGAATTCAAAAAAGGACGTGGATGCTTAA
- the LOC110797388 gene encoding UDP-xylose transporter 3 isoform X2: MFEHKPFDPRAVMGFGILNGISIGLLNLSLGFNSVGFYQMTKLAIIPCTVLLETLFFLKKFSRSIQFSLGILLLGVGIATITDLQLNVLGSVLSLLAILTTCVAQIMTNSIQKKFKVSSTQLLYQSCPYQAITLFIFGPFLDGLLTNKNVFAFNYTPKVLAFIVLSCLISISVNFSTFLVIGKTSAVTYQVLGHLKTCLVLTFGYVLLRDPFSWHNILGILVAVVGMILYSYCCSAEGQQKASEASAQHSQGNESDSDPLIVVENGASIMADGVVEKVAVWNSKKDVDA; this comes from the exons ATGTTTGAACATAAACCTTTCGATCCACGAGCGGTGATGGGATTTGGCATTCTGAATGGAATATCGATTGGACTATTGAATCTTAGCTTGGGATTCAATTCTGTTGGTTTCTACCAG ATGACAAAATTGGCCATCATTCCATGCACTGTCCTTTTGGAGACACTCTTTTTCTTGAAGAAATTCAG TCGGAGTATCCAGTTTTCTCTTGGCATACTTCTTCTGGGAGTTGGCATTGCAACCATTACTGACCTGCAGCTCAATGTTCTGGGTTCTGTTTTGTCACTGCTTGCCATTCTGACAACCTGTGTCGCTCAAATT ATGACAAACTCCATTCAAAAGAAATTCAAGGTCTCCTCGACTCAACTCTTGTATCAGTCTTGCCCATACCAAGCAATAACTTTGTTCATCTTCGGCCCATTTCTTGATGGACTTTTGACAAACAAAAATGTTTTTGCATTCAATTACACCCCAAAAGTTTTG GCGTTCATTGTCTTGTCCTGCCTGATTTCCATCTCCGTAAATTTCAGCACATTTCTTGTAATTGGGAAAACATCAGCAGTCACTTATCAGGTTCTTGGACATTTGAAGACATGCTTAGTTTTGACATTCGGCTACGTACTACTTCGTGATCCATTCAGCTGGCATAACATTCTTGGTATTCTTGTTGCCGTGGTAGGCATGATTCTATACTCTTATTGTTGTTCAGCAGAGGGCCAACAGAAAGCTTCAGAAGCATCAGCTCAGCATTCCCAG GGTAATGAAAGTGATTCAGATCCTCTGATAGTTGTGGAGAACGGAGCTTCTATCATGGCTGATGGTGTTGTGGAAAAAGTGGCTGTTTGGAATTCAAAAAAGGACGTGGATGCTTAA
- the LOC110797389 gene encoding nardilysin-like — MTVSAGGVAFSSDNLVKKSPNDRRLYRYLQLQNGLSALLVHDPQIYPPPGNLNSEEDDEDDDEDDDDYDDDEDDDEDDEDDDDEDDEDEEDEDDEKDDDEDEDGGSKKGKGKGKGKKSATQTKKAAAAVCVGMGSFSDPYEAQGLAHFLEHMLFMGSSEFPDENEYDSYLSKHGGSSNAYTEAEHTCYHFDVKREFLKDALKRFSQFYISPLVKDEAMDREVLAVDSEFNQALQSDSCRLQQLQCHTSIPGHPFNRFFWGNKKSLYDAMEKGIDIRQRIMKMYEDNYCGEIMKLVIIGGESLDVLQSWVLELFSDVKKGPSSGLEINYEGPIWNAGKLYRLEAVKDVHTLEISWKLPCLRKYYLNKSEDYLAHLIGHEGSGSLHFFLKSKGWITSISAGVGDDGMQRSSLAYIFGISINLTDSGLDKIYEVIGFVYQYLKLLRQAPPEDWIFKELQDIGNMEFRFAEEQPQDDYAAELAANLLTYPPQHVIYGEYAYEDWDAEKIKFLLNFFTPDNMRVDLLSKSFDKSGDVLCEPWFGANYTEEDIASSMMDLWRDPPAIDGSLHMPSKNEFIPVDFLVHADKMSEKIADESCPRCVLDEPLMKLWFKLDRIFKLPRANTYFRINLKGAYASVRNCLLTELFVRLLKDELNETIYQASIAKLETSISVFGDKLELKVYGFSEKLSLLLSKILAVAKSFSPKDDRFKVIKENMARNLRNTNMKPLNHASYLRLQILCKAYWDVDDKLQCLADLSLAELQDFIPELLSQLYFEGLCHGNLLEEEAVNVSNTFKSYFAVPAIPVEMRHKDQVLCLPSAANLVKDVRVKNKLEVNSVVELYYQIEPENAVDSLRQKGFSDLFDEIIQEPFFNQLRTKEQLGYTVECSPRTTYRVFGYCFSVQSSKYNPVYLQGRIDNFIDGLNDMLEGLDDGSFESYKSGLIAKLQEKDTSLACETSRFWNEITDQRYLFDFEEKLAQIVRNINKSELIDWCSTYFARESPKRRRLAIRVWGCNTDLKEAEAQTKSVEVIDDFIAYKKSSKFYASFC; from the exons ATGACGGTGTCGGCGGGAGGTGTGGCATTCTCGTCGGATAATCTGGTGAAGAAGTCACCCAATGATAGGCGGTTATACAGATATCTTCAACTTCAGAATGGTCTCTCTGCTTTGCTTGTTCACGACCCTCAGATTTATCCTCCTCCCGGCAATCTTAATTCCGAGGAAGACGATGAAGACGACGACGAAGATGACGATGATTACGATGACGAcgaggatgatgatgaagatgatgaagacgacgatgatgaagatgatgaagatgaagaagatgaggatgatgaAAAAGATGATGACGAGGATGAAGATGGTGGGAGTAAAAAGGGGAAGGGGAAGGGGAAGGGGAAGAAATCTGCAACTCAAACTAAGAAG GCAGCAGCAGCAGTTTGTGTTGGGATGGGTAGCTTCTCAGACCCTTATGAAGCACAGGGTCTTGCTCATTTCTTAG AGCACATGCTGTTCATGGGTAGTTCTGAATTTCCAGATGAAAATGAG TATGATAGTTACTTGTCCAAGCATGGAGGTTCATCAAATGCATACACAGAGGCAGAGCATACTTGCTATCATTTTGATGTCAAGCGGGAGTTTCTCAAAGATGCATTGAAAAG GTTTTCTCAGTTCTACATCTCACCATTAGTGAAAGATGAAGCCATGGATCGAGAGGTACTGGCAGTTGATTCAG AGTTTAACCAAGCGTTGCAAAGTGATTCTTGTCGTCTTCAACAACTCCAGTGCCATACTTCTATTCCTGGTCATCCTTTTAACAGATTCTTCTGGG GCAACAAGAAAAGTTTGTATGATGCTATGGAAAAAGGGATTGATATACGACAAAGAATTATGAAGATGTATGAAGATAACTACTGTGGTGAAATTATGAAGTTAGTCATCATTGGTGGAG AGTCGCTTGATGTACTGCAGAGTTGGGTCCTAGAATTGTTTAGTGATGTGAAGAAAGGTCCTTCCTCGGGGCTGGAGATAAATTACGAAGGTCCTATCTGGAATGCTGGCAAGCTATACAGACTGGAGGCTGTTAAAGATGTTCACACCCTGGAGATATCATGGAAATTGCCATGTCTTCGCAAATACTATCTGAATAAGTCTGAAGATTACCTGGCTCATCTAATAGGACATG AGGGAAGCGgaagcttgcatttctttttgaAGAGTAAAGGATGGATAACATCTATATCAGCTGGTGTTGGAGATGATGGAATGCAAAGATCTTCTTTAGCCTATATTTTTGGCATATCTATAAACCTTACAGACTCTGGATTGGACAAG ATCTATGAGGTTATTGGATTTGTGTATCAATACCTCAAACTACTGCGCCAAGCTCCTCCTGAAGACTGGATATTTAAGGAACTCCAGGATATTGGAAATATGGAATTTAGGTTTGCTGAGGAACAGCCGCAGGATGATTATGCTGCTGAACTTGCAG CAAACTTGCTTACATATCCACCACAGCATGTAATCTATGGTGAATATGCATATGAAGACTGGGATGCTGAGAAGATAAAATTCCTTCTCAATTTCTTCACCCCAGACAATATGAGGGTTGACCTATTATccaaatcctttgacaaatccGGAG ATGTCTTGTGTGAGCCATGGTTTGGAGCAAACTACACTGAGGAAGATATTGCTTCATCTATGATGGACTTGTGGAGGGACCCTCCAGCAATAGATGGATCATTACATATGCCATCAAAGAACGAGTTCATTCCAGTTGACTTCCTTGTGCATGCTGATAAAATGTCAGAAAAAATTGCTGATGAATCTTGTCCTAGATGTGTACTTGATGAACCGTTGATGAAACTCTGGTTCAAGCTCGATAGGATCTTTAAACTTCCTCGTGCAAATACATATTTCCGTATCAATTTAAAGGGTGCTTATGCAAGTGTGCGTAACTGTCTCTTGACTGAACTGTTTGTTCGACTTTTGAAAGACGAGCTGAATGAAACTATTTACCAG GCCAGCATAGCCAAGTTAGAAACTTCAATCTCTGTTTTTGGCGACAAACTTGAGCTAAAAGTTTATGGGTTCAGTGAAAAGCTTTCACTTCTACTTTCTAAGATACTGGCTGTAGCAAAGTCCTTTTCACCAAAAGATGATCGATTTAAG GTCATTAAAGAGAATATGGCGAGGAACTTGAGGAACACAAATATGAAGCCTTTAAACCACGCATCATACCTGAGATTGCAAATCCTTTGCAAAGCTTATTGGGATGTAGACGATAAGCTACAGTGTTTAGCTGATTTGTCCCTTGCTGAGTTACAGGATTTCATTCCAGAGCTTCTTTCCCAG TTATATTTTGAAGGCCTCTGTCATGGTAATTTACTAGAAGAAGAAGCCGTCAATGTATCGAACACATTTAAAAGCTACTTTGCGGTACCAGCAATTCCTGTGGAGATGAGGCATAAGGACCAAGTGTTATGCCTTCCTTCTGCAGCAAATCTCGTTAAAGATGTCCGTGTAAAAAATAAGCTTGAAGTAAACTCTGTAGTTGAG CTTTATTACCAAATTGAGCCGGAAAATGCTGTGGATTCACTTAGACAGAAAGGTTTCTCTGATCTGTTTGATGAGATTATACAAGAGCCCTTTTTTAATCAGCTAAG GACGAAGGAGCAGCTTGGTTATACTGTTGAATGCAGCCCACGTACAACATACCGTGTCTTTGGTTACTGTTTCAGCGTTCAATCTTCCAAGTACAACCCTGTATACTTGCAAGGGAGGATAGACAACTTTATTGATGGCCTGAATGATATGCTG GAAGGACTTGACGATGGATCCTTTGAGAGTTATAAAAGTGGGTTAATTGCAAAATTGCAAGAGAAAGATACATCATTGGCGTGCGAGACTAGCCGTTTTTGGAATGAAATTACAGATCAGAG GTATCTATTCGATTTTGAAGAAAAGCTGGCACAAATTGTGAGGAACATAAATAAAAGTGAGCTAATTGACTGGTGTAGTACATATTTCGCGAGGGAATCCCCCAAGCGCCGGAGGCTTGCGATCCGAGTATGGGGTTGCAACACCGACTTAAAAGAGGCTGAAGCACAGACAAAGTCTGTGGAAGTCATTGACGACTTCATTGCGTACAAGAAGTCTTCCAAGTTCTATGCGAGTTTTTGTTAA